TGTATTTTGCGAACGGGTCTGTATCTCAAAATGGCGTTTGTCTGCCTTCTGGATTCGGAGTTGACCTTGCGAAACACCCACACGCCCATGATATTCCTGGTGTTGATATTACGCTTACAGGAAACAATGTAACATCAAGAAATCCTCTTATGCCGTTTCCTTTCTTAACCGAAACAGGTCCATATAAGCCATTTGGAACACCAGCTAAAAAAGGGGAGGTTATTAAAGGGGAGTTATGGTGTTCAACAGGACTTTGGCGCTCAAAACCTGATGGAAGTGATGTTGAGCTTTTAGCATGGGGGCTTAGAAATCCATATGGGTTGGCATTTAATGAAGATGGCGAACTTTATGCATCAGACAACTGCTTAGAAGAAAAAGGAGAGCGTGCTGTTGCTGGAGATCCAGATCGTATTTGGCATATTAAAAACAGTAAAACGCCGCATGGAAGTGTCAAAACTCCTGATTGGTATGGTTTCCCTGAAATGAGAGCAGACGGCGTACCTGTGTGGGATGAGAAATGTAAACCATCAAAAGGGCAACGAGCGGAAAGACTTATTGAAAATTTACCAGAATGGGCCGGACCACCTGCATATCTTGAAAAACCTCACTCTGCAATGACGCAGATGGATTTTTGTCGTTCAGACTTCTTTGGCTATAGAGGAGAACTGTTTGTCACAGAATGGGGCACATATGCGCCATTAAACTCTCCACATGAAAAAGACATTAATAATGGATTTAGAGTTATGCGTGTTGATGTACATAAGGGAACATCAGAAGTGTTTTTGGAAAATAAATTCCAGGGTGCTTCTTCTTATAGTGGAACAGGCGGAATTGAGCGCCCTGTAGATTGTAAGTTTCATCCAGACGGAAAAAGTTTATATGTTCTAGACTTTGGTTACTCACCTGTAACAGAAGGACTTGTTGAAGCATATGGACATACGGGCGTTCTATGGAAAGTAACGAAAAAGTGAGGATGAAGAAAATGAATGGAAAACAGGAAGTTATCTTAATTGAACTTGATGATCATACGTTAAAAAAACGGCTAGATGAAGTAGAGAAATGGTTTGAGCATATTTTAACTCTTCAGTTTTCCCTTGAAAAAGTGTTAGAAAAAGCAATTCCCAAAATCAAAGAACCACACATAAAAGAGGCAATGGAAAAAGTACAAGAAGCAAATAAATTTCACACAGAAAGTGCTCAAAACTTGTTTCATATTATTAACCGAAAATGTAATACAACTCGTGATCAAGCGACAGCCTTAGTAATGGGAAAGCTTGAAGAAAGTGTAGTAAAAACACAGGACGTTTTTGGAGGGGCGTTTGGATCTTGGCAAGATATTCATCTTCTTTTACTCGTAAACGAGCAAACAAGAGGCGCATTTGGGGTTGCTGAACAGCTTGGATTATCATTAGGAATTAAAGAAATTGTAAAAGCCGCTTTTTCTATTACACATGAAAAGACGATACATCAGCTTTTAATTCAGGAGTATATGTTAGAAATGGCTCCTATCTCTATTTTGTATAAAGAAGATGCATAAGCAAGCATAACTTCTCACTTTTGTGACTACGCTTAGTAATGGAGGTGTAGAGATGAGCGGAATGAAAAGAATCTTTTACGCTTTAAACAACGATGGGAAGAAGGCAGCACAAGTACACTATCCAAAAACGGTAACTGTCATAATTGGTAGTCTGTTAGGAGCAATAGCTGCATTGCTGCAATCAGCAGGCTTGTTTGCAGGGATTGGTTATGCTGTGAGTATGTTTTCAACAGCACCGATTTTGCTTGCCACCATGTTTTCTTTACGCACAGGTTTTTTAACGTATATACTAACAGGCTTACTGTTAGTCATTTTGCAACCAACTGAAGTCCTAATTTTTCTATTTACAACAGGACTATTAGGAGTAAGTTTAGGGATGACCTTGAAAAGGATAAATAAGGCTCTTTTTCTACTGTTCTTTCCGTCTGCTATCCTGTCAATTGG
This sequence is a window from Priestia filamentosa. Protein-coding genes within it:
- a CDS encoding PQQ-dependent sugar dehydrogenase, whose translation is MSKLPIKKIQGRAVDLPISARPHLNPDDVKVPEGYEVEVVAAGLSFPTGMGFSDDGTLYILEGGSTWPTRPALPPRILQLTPSGELDVFAIETLGGPRGVTYRDGYIYVSCKGGYLARIVRYDVKTRKREVLIEKIPSGGWHEPGGPVFSPHDGLMYFANGSVSQNGVCLPSGFGVDLAKHPHAHDIPGVDITLTGNNVTSRNPLMPFPFLTETGPYKPFGTPAKKGEVIKGELWCSTGLWRSKPDGSDVELLAWGLRNPYGLAFNEDGELYASDNCLEEKGERAVAGDPDRIWHIKNSKTPHGSVKTPDWYGFPEMRADGVPVWDEKCKPSKGQRAERLIENLPEWAGPPAYLEKPHSAMTQMDFCRSDFFGYRGELFVTEWGTYAPLNSPHEKDINNGFRVMRVDVHKGTSEVFLENKFQGASSYSGTGGIERPVDCKFHPDGKSLYVLDFGYSPVTEGLVEAYGHTGVLWKVTKK